Proteins encoded in a region of the Candidatus Poribacteria bacterium genome:
- a CDS encoding UDP-N-acetylmuramate--L-alanine ligase: MFGKTRHIHIIGIGGAGLSGITEILLDLGFHVTGSDIQKSYTTEHLRERGATIYYEHAASHIQGANVVVMSPAIPRDNPELLAAETQNIPIVRGAEMLNEITRMRYSIAVSGTHGKTTTTAMTATVLASLDPTVVLGGKLMDGSHARSGEGDVMVVEADEAYGSIEMFYPTVAVVTSVDADHLDYYSSVDEIGETFLKFINKVPFYGTAVLCLDAENIQRFIPRVKKRYITYGLETRADLTAEGITAEGPTSRYRVRKNGHLYGEMHLKMPGRHNISNSLAAIAVGLELDIPFAQIRERLESFQGVHRRFEVLGEANNIIVVDDYAHNPAKLKAALSGAREGYKRRIVAVFQPHRYQRVRDLADEFSRSFYQADVLIVTSIYSAGEAPIENVTAEKLAEAIQSHGHRHVFYVPDTDEVTDVLIKITQPEDIVITLGAGDISKIGHEFLNRLQAQ, translated from the coding sequence ATGTTTGGAAAAACACGACACATCCATATCATCGGCATCGGTGGCGCTGGTTTAAGTGGCATCACTGAGATCCTACTGGACCTCGGATTCCACGTAACAGGTTCAGATATCCAAAAATCATATACCACAGAACACTTGCGTGAACGCGGGGCAACTATCTATTATGAGCACGCAGCATCACACATACAGGGGGCCAATGTGGTCGTTATGTCTCCGGCAATTCCACGTGATAATCCAGAACTCCTCGCTGCAGAAACGCAGAATATTCCAATTGTCAGGGGTGCGGAGATGCTAAATGAAATTACTCGCATGCGCTATAGCATTGCCGTCAGTGGAACACATGGAAAAACAACCACAACAGCGATGACCGCAACAGTTCTTGCCAGCCTTGATCCGACGGTTGTTTTAGGTGGGAAACTCATGGATGGCAGTCATGCTCGCAGCGGCGAAGGCGATGTTATGGTTGTCGAAGCAGACGAGGCGTACGGCTCTATTGAGATGTTTTATCCCACTGTTGCCGTTGTTACGTCAGTCGATGCCGACCATCTGGATTATTACAGTAGTGTTGACGAGATTGGTGAAACCTTCCTCAAATTCATCAATAAGGTTCCGTTCTACGGCACCGCAGTCCTTTGTTTAGATGCTGAGAATATCCAGAGGTTTATCCCGCGGGTTAAAAAGCGTTATATTACTTATGGACTTGAAACACGAGCGGATCTGACTGCTGAAGGCATTACCGCAGAAGGTCCGACATCTCGTTACCGAGTTCGCAAAAACGGACACCTATATGGCGAAATGCACCTCAAGATGCCGGGGCGCCATAATATTTCTAACTCTTTGGCAGCAATAGCCGTTGGACTCGAACTTGATATTCCGTTCGCTCAAATCCGGGAGCGGCTTGAGTCATTTCAGGGAGTCCATCGCCGCTTTGAAGTTCTCGGCGAAGCGAATAATATCATTGTCGTTGACGATTACGCCCATAATCCAGCGAAGTTGAAAGCCGCATTAAGCGGGGCACGCGAGGGTTATAAGCGCCGTATCGTTGCAGTTTTTCAGCCACATCGATACCAGCGCGTCAGAGATTTAGCAGATGAGTTCTCTCGTTCTTTTTATCAAGCAGACGTCCTCATTGTTACTTCAATCTATAGTGCGGGTGAGGCACCTATTGAAAACGTCACGGCTGAAAAACTGGCAGAAGCGATACAATCACACGGACATCGTCATGTCTTCTATGTGCCAGATACAGATGAAGTTACGGACGTCCTAATAAAAATAACACAACCAGAAGATATTGTCATTACGCTCGGAGCAGGGGACATTAGTAAAATAGGACACGAGTTTTTAAATAGACTTCAGGCACAATAG
- the ftsA gene encoding cell division protein FtsA, whose translation MAKENIIAGLDIGSSKISVVVGNTLHESIPKIGIIGVGHATSEGLRRGVVVDINQTAEAIRKAISSAELMAGVKIDAVCVGISGEHVIGQTSHGVVSVANTEISQDDVDRAMIAAKAISIPADREILHVIQQNFVVDAQSRIREPVGMSGARLEAYAYIITGSTTAIQNLLNSIEKAGVPIVETLVAAPLAATQATISKDEREVGIALVDIGDGTTEIIIYKEDSIEHTAVIPVGGQHVTNDIAQYLKVTLPEAEELKLHRGCAWTELIDPEEVRSIPVASDSTPPRFIDRIELAQIIEYRMAEILDAIGDELGDIPLPGGLVLTGGTALMDGLQELAEAMLQLRVQIGYPRGLQGLTDRVNHPMYSTGIGLALYGETLRQLEREHNARHGGNAIGSFLQRVKEWFGY comes from the coding sequence ATGGCAAAAGAAAATATTATCGCAGGACTTGATATCGGTTCAAGCAAAATTTCGGTAGTTGTTGGGAATACACTGCACGAAAGCATCCCTAAAATAGGAATTATCGGCGTTGGTCACGCAACTTCAGAAGGGCTCCGGAGGGGAGTTGTTGTTGACATCAACCAAACAGCCGAGGCAATTCGTAAAGCCATCTCGAGTGCCGAATTGATGGCAGGTGTAAAAATAGACGCTGTTTGCGTTGGTATTTCCGGTGAACATGTTATTGGGCAAACGTCACATGGGGTTGTCTCTGTGGCAAATACCGAGATTTCGCAGGACGATGTTGACCGAGCGATGATAGCTGCGAAGGCAATATCTATTCCTGCAGACAGGGAAATACTGCATGTCATCCAACAGAATTTCGTCGTTGATGCCCAGAGTCGTATTCGGGAACCCGTCGGTATGTCAGGCGCGCGTCTTGAAGCCTACGCCTACATTATTACAGGTAGCACAACAGCCATCCAGAATTTGCTCAATAGTATCGAAAAAGCAGGTGTGCCTATAGTTGAAACGCTCGTCGCTGCCCCGCTTGCAGCAACGCAGGCGACCATCTCAAAGGATGAGCGTGAAGTTGGTATTGCCCTGGTTGATATTGGTGATGGAACAACTGAAATTATCATTTACAAAGAGGATTCTATTGAACATACCGCGGTAATTCCTGTTGGTGGACAGCACGTTACTAACGACATTGCGCAATACTTAAAAGTCACCCTTCCAGAAGCGGAGGAACTTAAACTTCACCGCGGCTGTGCTTGGACAGAATTAATTGATCCTGAGGAAGTTAGATCCATTCCAGTCGCGAGTGATTCAACGCCACCGCGTTTCATCGACCGGATTGAACTTGCCCAAATTATTGAGTACCGTATGGCTGAAATATTGGACGCAATCGGTGACGAATTGGGTGATATTCCGCTTCCAGGAGGACTCGTACTGACGGGTGGTACCGCGCTCATGGACGGTTTGCAAGAACTCGCTGAAGCTATGCTCCAATTGCGCGTCCAGATCGGATACCCGCGTGGCTTGCAAGGCTTGACTGACCGAGTGAACCATCCAATGTACTCGACAGGCATAGGACTCGCTCTTTACGGCGAGACTTTGCGGCAGTTAGAACGTGAACACAACGCACGCCATGGTGGGAACGCCATCGGATCATTCCTGCAGCGCGTCAAAGAATGGTTTGGATATTAA
- the ftsZ gene encoding cell division protein FtsZ yields MIEFEQEEFESLRAKIKVIGVGGAGGNAVKRMIEAGLTGIEFYAVNTDQQALVTCRGATQIQIGVNTTEGLGSGANPDIGRKAAEEDREHLQTIVENANMVFITAGMGGGTGTGAAPIIATQAKERGALTIGVVTRPFNFEGQRRSATAETGLEELRAAADSVIVVPNQRLIDTMDRKLPIREAFRMGDQILLHGVKSISDIVTESGEINVDFADVESIMRNAGSALMGMGHATGDNRAQIAAEQAISSPLLEQTNIAGAVGMIVNITAPPDFMMHELDDAMGVIQDTAPEAQIIFGLVYKDELELGDEVLVTVIATGFDSVEGEALGIDDRSAVSQYDDTDTYQRQPQAPSEQRVSSPSRARQRVARTPSDRPRIPGRGRRGTNVEPPSEEEAPQSNPQQPVQGRDQGSQQRETDWEIPAFLRVQKRRGNDK; encoded by the coding sequence ATGATAGAATTTGAACAGGAAGAATTTGAAAGTCTACGCGCTAAAATTAAAGTCATTGGAGTCGGTGGAGCAGGTGGAAACGCTGTCAAACGTATGATTGAAGCAGGACTTACCGGTATAGAATTTTATGCCGTCAATACCGATCAACAAGCACTTGTGACCTGCCGCGGTGCGACTCAAATCCAGATTGGCGTTAACACGACCGAAGGTTTAGGTTCCGGTGCAAACCCCGACATCGGAAGAAAAGCTGCCGAAGAAGACAGAGAACATCTCCAAACTATCGTAGAGAACGCAAATATGGTCTTCATCACCGCAGGTATGGGTGGTGGAACTGGCACCGGCGCGGCACCAATCATTGCTACACAAGCAAAAGAACGTGGAGCACTTACTATCGGGGTCGTGACACGTCCTTTCAACTTTGAGGGACAACGTCGCTCAGCCACTGCCGAAACAGGACTTGAGGAACTCCGAGCTGCTGCTGATTCTGTAATCGTCGTCCCAAACCAGCGTCTCATCGACACTATGGACAGGAAACTCCCAATCCGAGAAGCATTTCGTATGGGAGACCAGATTCTTTTACATGGTGTTAAAAGCATATCCGACATCGTTACGGAATCAGGCGAAATTAACGTTGACTTTGCCGACGTTGAGTCTATCATGCGAAACGCAGGCAGTGCCTTGATGGGTATGGGACACGCGACAGGAGACAACCGCGCTCAAATTGCCGCAGAACAAGCGATCAGTTCCCCGCTCCTTGAGCAAACTAACATCGCCGGAGCCGTCGGTATGATTGTGAACATAACCGCACCCCCCGATTTCATGATGCATGAACTTGATGACGCTATGGGTGTCATTCAAGATACAGCTCCGGAGGCACAAATTATTTTTGGACTTGTTTATAAAGATGAATTGGAACTTGGTGATGAAGTCCTTGTAACCGTCATTGCAACAGGATTTGATTCTGTTGAAGGGGAAGCCCTCGGCATCGACGATAGGAGCGCAGTGTCACAATATGATGACACAGACACCTATCAAAGGCAGCCACAAGCTCCCTCTGAACAGCGTGTATCAAGTCCAAGCAGAGCACGACAGCGTGTCGCCAGAACGCCATCCGATAGACCCAGAATTCCGGGTCGTGGACGCAGGGGAACCAATGTCGAACCTCCCTCAGAGGAGGAAGCACCTCAAAGCAACCCGCAGCAACCCGTTCAAGGAAGAGATCAAGGCTCGCAGCAGCGTGAAACGGATTGGGAAATTCCGGCTTTTCTGCGCGTTCAAAAAAGACGTGGGAACGATAAATAG
- a CDS encoding radical SAM protein encodes MNLHRHYQQLRSEEHGAHNNFRKPNKFALVYPSTYALGMSSLGVQVMYATLNSRPDTACERVFIPEPDYLRKLASQKKALFSFETQTSLNQFDIIGFSVSFESDYVNIPRTLALANIPPLAEARTEWDPLVIAGGINISYNPEPIADFVDVFVVGEAELVIHQLMTHFNEWKRSGAPKSELLQTLATVPGLYVPHFYDVTYRDDGTIDAVSPQPGISPQIRAGAVPKLDDVETCTHIHTPNTEFANAHLIEIVRGCGRQCRFCVADYARRWPRHRSVESTLALAERARGITDRIGLVGASISDHPHINEIATGLVERGFRISCASLRAETVRTPLLDALADSEQGTITIAPEVATEELQKVVNKAIPRERLYYVFEEALKRDILNLRLYFLIGVPHETPEDVEAIVDMAKEMRTILLPHAKRTGKIARISFTISPMVPKPHTPFQWVAMEPPKTISRKLDFLKREINQLGSIKVGSASARLAHQEAVFARGDRRLGKVILDLANGVPWNQAFRKHELVPHFYATRQRPLHETNPWDHLDLNVKPQFLQLEFHKHEKGFTTSECDTTVCKKCGAC; translated from the coding sequence GTGAACCTACATCGACATTATCAACAATTGCGCAGTGAGGAACACGGCGCACATAACAACTTCAGAAAACCCAACAAATTCGCGCTTGTCTATCCGAGCACGTATGCTCTCGGCATGTCAAGTCTCGGTGTTCAGGTTATGTACGCGACGCTTAACAGCCGACCAGACACCGCTTGCGAACGTGTTTTTATTCCTGAACCTGACTACCTTCGGAAACTTGCCTCTCAAAAAAAGGCACTGTTCTCGTTTGAAACGCAGACCTCTTTGAACCAATTTGACATCATCGGGTTTTCAGTCTCCTTCGAATCAGATTATGTGAACATTCCTCGCACGTTAGCGTTAGCGAACATACCACCGCTTGCTGAAGCGCGAACCGAATGGGATCCGCTCGTTATTGCTGGCGGCATTAATATCTCCTATAACCCAGAACCGATTGCCGATTTTGTTGATGTTTTTGTGGTTGGCGAAGCCGAACTTGTTATCCATCAACTCATGACACATTTCAATGAGTGGAAAAGATCCGGCGCACCCAAAAGCGAATTGCTTCAAACGCTCGCAACTGTTCCAGGGCTTTACGTGCCACATTTTTATGACGTAACCTATCGCGACGATGGTACGATCGATGCCGTCTCTCCACAGCCTGGTATATCACCTCAGATTCGTGCAGGAGCCGTCCCAAAACTCGATGATGTCGAAACCTGCACGCACATCCACACACCCAATACCGAATTCGCAAATGCACACCTTATTGAAATTGTGCGTGGGTGTGGTCGGCAATGTCGTTTCTGTGTTGCAGATTATGCCCGTCGATGGCCAAGACATCGCTCTGTAGAAAGCACACTGGCACTTGCAGAACGCGCACGCGGCATTACAGACAGAATCGGACTCGTCGGTGCCTCTATCTCTGACCATCCACACATCAATGAGATCGCTACAGGTCTTGTCGAACGTGGGTTCCGCATCTCTTGTGCTTCACTCCGCGCCGAAACCGTTCGCACGCCGCTGCTCGATGCACTCGCCGACAGCGAACAAGGGACCATCACCATTGCTCCAGAAGTCGCAACTGAAGAACTCCAGAAGGTCGTCAATAAAGCGATCCCACGTGAACGTCTCTACTATGTTTTTGAGGAAGCATTGAAACGTGATATTCTTAACCTTCGCCTATACTTTCTCATTGGTGTCCCGCATGAAACACCAGAAGACGTGGAAGCCATTGTTGATATGGCGAAGGAAATGCGAACTATACTTCTTCCGCACGCGAAGCGAACAGGAAAAATCGCGCGTATCAGCTTTACTATTTCACCCATGGTGCCAAAACCACATACACCTTTTCAGTGGGTAGCAATGGAACCTCCGAAAACCATCTCCCGAAAACTTGATTTTCTGAAACGCGAAATTAATCAGCTTGGTAGCATCAAAGTTGGTTCCGCCAGTGCCAGACTCGCACATCAAGAAGCCGTCTTCGCACGTGGGGACCGGCGACTCGGAAAGGTCATCCTCGATCTTGCAAACGGCGTGCCATGGAACCAAGCCTTCCGCAAGCACGAATTAGTCCCACATTTTTACGCGACACGTCAACGCCCACTGCATGAAACCAATCCGTGGGACCATCTCGATCTTAACGTTAAACCGCAGTTCCTACAACTTGAGTTCCACAAGCACGAAAAAGGTTTCACAACGAGTGAATGCGATACCACTGTTTGTAAGAAGTGTGGTGCTTGCTGA
- a CDS encoding LamG domain-containing protein — MRKYEKFIGGLVAICVLFAFTTPLYAGLDDKSLVLYLSFDEGKGGKTADGSTYGHDGEFVQNPTWVDGQFGKALEFDGTKGEHVMVPINDTLQLREQFSIAFWVKRGDAQIRDWNYMVTAGSLKWASIFQNASSKTFFWSTSGGAWAQKAVSDDIQPDDWVHIAVTHDTKSKVVIYNDGKEAGGGPKPPPVDEIDGSVMVGARHPGEEFFTGIIDEVFLFNRIITEAEISEIMTGDFLPVAPAEKLATTWGSIKSDRD; from the coding sequence GTGCGCAAATATGAGAAATTTATAGGTGGACTCGTCGCAATATGCGTCTTGTTTGCCTTTACGACACCTTTATATGCGGGGTTAGATGACAAATCTCTCGTTTTATACCTCTCCTTCGACGAAGGAAAGGGAGGGAAAACCGCAGATGGCTCCACATATGGTCATGATGGTGAATTTGTCCAAAATCCCACATGGGTAGATGGACAATTCGGCAAAGCGTTGGAATTCGATGGGACCAAAGGAGAACATGTAATGGTCCCTATCAACGACACTTTACAGTTAAGAGAACAATTCTCCATTGCTTTCTGGGTTAAACGTGGCGATGCCCAAATTCGGGATTGGAATTACATGGTTACAGCCGGCTCCTTGAAATGGGCATCAATTTTTCAGAATGCCAGCAGCAAAACTTTTTTCTGGTCGACCTCTGGTGGTGCTTGGGCACAGAAAGCCGTCAGCGACGATATTCAACCTGATGACTGGGTCCACATAGCAGTCACACATGACACTAAATCAAAAGTCGTCATCTATAACGACGGGAAAGAAGCGGGCGGTGGACCTAAACCGCCACCCGTTGATGAAATTGATGGCTCTGTTATGGTTGGGGCACGTCACCCCGGCGAAGAATTTTTCACCGGTATCATTGATGAAGTGTTTCTCTTCAACCGGATCATCACCGAAGCGGAAATCAGTGAAATTATGACTGGTGATTTTCTGCCAGTGGCACCCGCAGAGAAACTTGCGACGACATGGGGCAGCATTAAATCTGACCGCGATTAG
- a CDS encoding tetratricopeptide repeat protein translates to MLKYLLISILCSAFINIALSDSPLAEKHYKDATAYHDLGEFERAISEYRKAIALHPNSPIIYNKLGVAYSELKQYDAALDAYQKALVFSPMTTEPHYNMGLVYLKKGALPRALKAFKRAITINAEWGDAYTGLGEVYLKQGDFGRADRAYKHAIRLNPNGNPSAFLGLGKVYARQERWDDAITAVKKAIEIQVDNTDAHYQLAQIYIKRGEKKKATSAMAFFKVLRQTDPLLNEAKIWVKRHPNDARGYNNLGIVYLARRRSADAIASYKRAISLAPDLATAHYNLGHAYHKQGKMNPAIAAYKQALAIDTTLAIAHNNVAVCYIESGIDLDQALSHARTAVRLIPTESNYWDTLSQVCTALGLESEAEHARVRSLKEQEKHTNEQ, encoded by the coding sequence ATGCTAAAATATCTCCTCATATCCATCCTCTGCAGTGCTTTTATAAATATCGCTTTATCCGATTCTCCACTCGCCGAGAAGCATTATAAAGATGCTACTGCCTACCACGATCTCGGAGAATTCGAGCGAGCTATCTCCGAATACAGAAAAGCCATCGCGCTTCATCCAAATTCCCCGATCATCTACAACAAACTCGGTGTCGCATATTCCGAACTGAAGCAATATGATGCCGCACTTGATGCCTATCAGAAGGCACTTGTGTTCTCTCCGATGACAACTGAACCACACTATAATATGGGGCTGGTCTACCTGAAGAAAGGTGCTCTTCCACGCGCCCTCAAGGCGTTTAAACGTGCGATCACTATCAATGCAGAGTGGGGAGATGCCTACACCGGACTCGGTGAAGTTTACTTGAAACAGGGTGATTTCGGACGTGCCGATCGTGCCTATAAACACGCCATACGTCTGAATCCAAACGGAAATCCGAGTGCCTTTTTGGGATTAGGTAAGGTTTATGCAAGGCAGGAACGTTGGGATGATGCAATTACCGCTGTCAAGAAGGCAATCGAAATCCAAGTGGATAACACAGACGCACATTATCAACTCGCTCAAATTTATATCAAACGTGGCGAAAAGAAAAAAGCCACATCAGCGATGGCGTTCTTCAAAGTCCTTCGTCAAACAGATCCGCTCCTCAATGAAGCCAAAATATGGGTAAAAAGACATCCCAATGACGCAAGAGGTTACAACAATCTCGGTATCGTTTATCTCGCACGTCGTCGCTCTGCAGACGCGATTGCAAGTTACAAACGCGCCATTTCGCTTGCCCCTGATTTAGCGACTGCCCACTACAATTTAGGACATGCTTACCATAAACAAGGAAAAATGAACCCCGCCATCGCGGCTTACAAACAAGCACTCGCCATCGACACCACACTCGCGATTGCACATAATAATGTCGCTGTCTGCTATATAGAATCGGGGATAGATTTGGATCAAGCACTCTCGCATGCCCGAACCGCTGTTCGTCTTATCCCGACTGAGTCGAACTATTGGGATACGCTTTCACAAGTTTGCACCGCTCTTGGTTTGGAAAGTGAGGCGGAACACGCACGTGTTCGTTCACTGAAAGAACAGGAAAAACACACCAACGAACAATGA
- a CDS encoding CRTAC1 family protein, which translates to MKRFCYIILFFLLSISTPAEVQFVDATDAAGITFRHVDGRTGKKFLIETLGSGALFFDFDVDGALDLYVVNATHIPPPKSENTSQIHSTLPKNKLYRNNGDGTFTDITDRAGVGDTGYGVGCAAADVNNDGYPEIYVTNYGANRLYYNNGDGTFTDATQKAGVGDERWGTSCAFLDYDLDGYIDLYVANYMKFSVAENEWWETQGIRTYCSPTDQIAGSHFVSESDILYRNNGDGTFTDVTKTAGISHRALGLAVAVGDYDNDGYPDLHIANDMEADLFYHNNGDGTFTETADFTGTGYDENGFPGSGMGNAFGDYNNDGYLDLVVSNASGLPALLYQNENAAFFTDVSFVSGIGAVTLPYFKWAVEFLDYDNDGLLDVFVANGHLQENISFFSESTYPQTDLVFRNVRRQNGTHYFTDTSTEVGLAELPKKVSRAAAFGDYDNDGDVDIFLNNSNQHATLLRNEGGNSNHWLTIQPIGTRSNASGIGTKIVVKAGNLSLTKEARSGASYLSQSDLRVHFGLGKNSTVDTLEIHWQSGRTERFSNLKSDQILYIKEGHGIINGQE; encoded by the coding sequence ATGAAACGCTTCTGCTATATTATCCTTTTTTTCCTCCTGAGCATATCCACTCCCGCAGAAGTCCAATTCGTTGACGCGACCGATGCTGCAGGCATCACATTTCGGCATGTCGATGGCAGAACCGGTAAGAAATTTCTCATCGAAACTCTTGGATCTGGTGCACTCTTTTTCGACTTTGATGTTGACGGGGCATTGGATCTCTATGTAGTGAACGCGACACACATCCCTCCACCAAAGAGCGAAAATACCTCTCAAATACATTCCACACTTCCAAAAAATAAACTCTACCGAAACAACGGTGACGGAACTTTTACCGACATTACAGACAGGGCAGGCGTTGGAGACACCGGCTACGGTGTCGGATGCGCAGCCGCCGATGTCAACAACGACGGCTATCCCGAAATTTATGTCACCAACTATGGAGCTAACCGCCTCTATTACAACAACGGCGATGGCACCTTTACGGATGCAACACAAAAAGCGGGAGTCGGTGATGAACGCTGGGGCACAAGTTGTGCCTTCCTGGATTACGATTTAGACGGGTATATTGACTTATACGTCGCCAATTATATGAAATTTTCTGTCGCGGAAAACGAATGGTGGGAAACTCAGGGTATTAGAACATATTGTAGCCCGACAGATCAGATCGCTGGCAGTCATTTTGTAAGTGAGTCTGATATTCTCTACCGCAACAATGGGGATGGCACCTTCACAGATGTCACCAAAACTGCGGGAATCTCACATCGTGCCCTCGGTCTCGCTGTCGCAGTCGGAGATTACGATAATGACGGTTACCCAGACCTGCACATTGCTAACGATATGGAAGCAGACCTCTTTTACCACAACAACGGTGATGGCACCTTTACGGAAACCGCTGACTTCACTGGGACAGGATATGATGAAAACGGCTTCCCGGGAAGCGGTATGGGAAACGCATTCGGTGATTACAATAACGACGGTTATCTGGATCTCGTCGTTAGCAACGCCTCTGGACTGCCTGCACTTCTCTATCAAAATGAAAACGCTGCGTTTTTTACCGATGTCTCTTTTGTCTCAGGCATTGGAGCAGTGACGCTCCCTTACTTTAAATGGGCGGTCGAATTCTTAGACTATGACAACGACGGTCTCCTTGACGTGTTCGTTGCGAACGGACATCTCCAGGAAAACATCTCGTTCTTTTCAGAAAGCACTTATCCACAGACGGATTTGGTTTTCCGCAACGTGCGTAGACAAAACGGCACACATTATTTCACTGATACATCTACCGAAGTCGGATTGGCAGAACTTCCCAAAAAAGTCAGCCGCGCTGCCGCATTCGGGGACTATGATAACGACGGAGATGTCGATATTTTTCTTAACAACTCCAATCAACACGCAACCCTCCTCCGAAACGAAGGCGGTAATAGCAATCATTGGCTGACAATCCAGCCGATCGGGACCCGAAGCAACGCGTCCGGTATCGGCACAAAAATAGTTGTGAAAGCGGGAAATTTATCTCTTACCAAAGAAGCACGGAGCGGCGCAAGTTATCTTTCACAAAGCGACCTGCGGGTTCATTTTGGATTGGGAAAGAATTCAACGGTGGACACCCTCGAAATCCACTGGCAGAGCGGGCGGACAGAGCGGTTTTCCAACCTGAAGTCGGACCAAATTTTGTATATTAAAGAGGGACACGGAATTATAAACGGGCAAGAATAA
- a CDS encoding site-specific DNA-methyltransferase: MEDIQLFEGSCLEVLPALETAAYGAIMTSPPYCNRYDYTRTYALELAMLELTQTEVSHLRQEMLSYTVENREKDLLKICPQWTPFIEVANQQKLLTAINTYLQHEKDSGTLNNNGIPRMVRGYFSEMACVIGECARVLKPNARLFMVNDNVRYAGVSISVDMILSDIAQSLGFEIEKIFVVPGKKGNSSQQMGTYGRVPLRECVYVWRKGNFILARL; encoded by the coding sequence ATGGAAGATATTCAGTTATTTGAAGGCTCATGTCTTGAAGTCCTTCCGGCCCTTGAAACAGCTGCTTACGGGGCAATTATGACATCGCCGCCTTATTGCAACCGTTACGATTACACTCGGACTTATGCTCTTGAACTCGCTATGTTGGAGTTGACGCAAACGGAGGTCTCTCATCTGCGGCAAGAAATGCTGAGTTACACCGTAGAAAATCGAGAAAAGGATTTACTGAAAATCTGTCCACAATGGACGCCTTTTATAGAAGTCGCTAACCAGCAGAAATTGCTTACAGCAATAAACACCTATCTCCAGCACGAAAAAGACTCTGGTACATTAAACAACAACGGTATTCCGCGAATGGTTCGTGGATATTTTTCAGAGATGGCGTGCGTTATCGGTGAATGTGCTCGCGTCTTAAAACCAAATGCCCGCCTCTTTATGGTAAATGATAATGTTCGATATGCAGGTGTAAGCATCTCTGTAGATATGATTTTATCCGACATCGCGCAATCTCTCGGTTTTGAGATAGAAAAAATTTTTGTGGTGCCTGGGAAAAAGGGAAATAGTAGTCAACAAATGGGGACGTATGGGCGCGTGCCGCTTCGGGAATGTGTATATGTCTGGAGAAAAGGTAACTTTATTCTTGCCCGTTTATAA
- a CDS encoding NAD(P)-dependent oxidoreductase, with protein MLNSPDRPARKIKNILITGANGYLAQFIIDRLRGEYELTLTDIVELDRTVAGTTFIKADVTNAAEIEAACAEQDAVVHLVALVRGRSDKPASLFADVMVKGTWNVAEACVKQGVKKLVNISSISACPPAPSAKLPYEVDDDFQFGPGDLYYSLAKYLGERIGAAYHQAHGLDVIHVRPGVIDGDGQNPGPAAPEVVKDPWFVYVDPRDVAHCVARAIEAETIKYGAYNAVAGRADTRFAWKPAEADLGYSPEHNWPEIPGDT; from the coding sequence ATGCTGAATTCACCTGACCGACCCGCAAGGAAAATTAAAAATATTTTGATCACCGGTGCGAATGGGTATCTGGCACAATTTATTATTGATCGGTTGCGTGGCGAATATGAACTGACGCTAACGGATATTGTTGAACTGGATCGGACGGTTGCAGGCACGACTTTTATCAAGGCAGATGTGACAAATGCTGCAGAAATCGAGGCAGCGTGCGCGGAACAAGACGCTGTCGTCCATCTTGTCGCTCTGGTGCGGGGACGGTCTGATAAGCCAGCTTCGCTGTTTGCGGATGTCATGGTGAAAGGGACATGGAACGTTGCGGAAGCCTGTGTAAAGCAGGGTGTCAAAAAGTTGGTTAACATCTCAAGTATTTCGGCGTGTCCTCCGGCTCCAAGCGCAAAATTGCCTTACGAGGTGGACGACGACTTCCAGTTCGGTCCGGGAGATCTTTATTACTCGCTGGCGAAATACCTCGGCGAGCGGATCGGCGCGGCGTATCATCAAGCGCATGGGTTGGACGTGATCCATGTCCGCCCAGGGGTCATAGATGGAGACGGACAGAATCCGGGACCCGCAGCTCCTGAAGTTGTGAAGGATCCTTGGTTCGTTTACGTGGATCCGAGGGATGTTGCACACTGTGTTGCCCGCGCGATTGAAGCAGAGACGATAAAGTATGGCGCATATAATGCCGTCGCGGGTCGTGCGGATACCCGTTTTGCGTGGAAACCGGCAGAAGCGGATTTAGGATATTCACCGGAGCATAATTGGCCCGAGATCCCTGGTGATACGTAA